From one Sorangium aterium genomic stretch:
- a CDS encoding cytochrome d ubiquinol oxidase subunit II: MRTEWFLGGVMMAALVLYALLGGADFGGGVWDLLASGPRKREQRALIERVIGPIWEANHVWLILVVVLLFTAFPPAFAAISIALHVPITLFLVGVVFRGSAFSFRSYDSRGDRRQKRWGFVFSLASVIAPVLLGMIVGAVASGRIRVASGVVTSGFFAPWLSLFPFVVGLFALALFAFLAAVYLTNEAKEPALVDDFRLRALASGCVVAALALASFAASFRGAPLIREGLMDHPITWPLHVTTGLAATAAFFGLWTRRFRLARLAAAAQVTLILLGWAASQYPFLVVPDVTLEGAAANPRTLRLLVWVLGVGSVLLFPSLYVLFRVFGSGRAGAASDGDDEH, translated from the coding sequence ATGCGCACTGAGTGGTTCCTCGGCGGGGTGATGATGGCGGCGCTCGTGCTGTACGCGCTGCTCGGGGGCGCCGATTTCGGCGGCGGCGTGTGGGATCTGCTCGCCTCCGGCCCGCGGAAGCGGGAGCAGCGCGCGCTCATCGAGCGGGTCATCGGCCCGATCTGGGAGGCCAACCACGTGTGGCTCATCCTGGTCGTTGTGCTGCTCTTCACCGCGTTTCCTCCCGCGTTCGCGGCGATCTCGATCGCGCTGCACGTCCCCATCACGCTGTTCCTCGTGGGCGTCGTGTTTCGCGGCTCGGCGTTCAGCTTCCGCAGCTACGACTCCCGGGGGGATCGGCGGCAGAAGCGCTGGGGGTTCGTCTTCTCGCTCGCGAGCGTGATCGCGCCTGTGCTGCTCGGCATGATCGTCGGCGCGGTGGCGTCCGGGCGGATCCGGGTGGCGTCGGGGGTGGTGACGAGCGGCTTCTTCGCGCCGTGGCTCTCGCTGTTTCCGTTCGTGGTGGGGCTGTTCGCGCTGGCCCTGTTCGCGTTCCTCGCGGCGGTGTACCTGACGAACGAGGCGAAGGAGCCTGCGCTCGTCGACGATTTCCGGCTGCGCGCGCTCGCCTCCGGCTGCGTGGTGGCGGCGCTCGCGCTGGCGTCGTTCGCGGCGTCGTTCCGGGGCGCCCCGCTCATTCGAGAGGGGCTGATGGATCATCCGATCACGTGGCCGCTCCACGTCACGACGGGCCTCGCGGCCACCGCGGCGTTCTTCGGGCTGTGGACCCGCCGTTTCCGTCTGGCGCGCTTGGCGGCGGCGGCCCAGGTCACCCTGATCCTGCTCGGCTGGGCAGCCTCGCAGTACCCGTTCCTGGTGGTGCCGGACGTGACGCTCGAGGGCGCGGCGGCGAACCCGAGGACGTTGCGATTGCTTGTCTGGGTGCTCGGCGTCGGATCCGTGCTTCTGTTCCCTTCGCTGTACGTGCTCTTCCGCGTCTTTGGCAGCGGCCGGGCGGGGGCGGCGTCGGACGGCGACGACGAGCATTGA
- a CDS encoding IgGFc-binding protein, whose product MVNNGSGTCFAAFVANTWQMPVKINVQYQGNELTDPDLPSEFIFIPETQGATTTYRPYVPSEGLGIGKVAVLFLARNPFGGTSADDCPDPAVAAIQDEAGVRGTGRGSAFHISTDYPVVAYQMAPFSSTGVALSSATLLLPTSAWDNNYLAINAYGYSGAPAYGSPSLDIVAYEDDTEVTILPRAKIEEGENVAGSEANEPVTYTLGAGEFLQLTQKDELTGSPIASTKPVGVFGGHECMKVPDNVNDCDSAQQQIAPVRATGNEYVGVRYRGRNGDDEEAPPWRIVGMVDDTELTWIPSAPEGAPMSLKLGETYQFNARGPFTVKSQSPNNPFYLGGYMTGGVPFQREGDPEWVNIVPPSQFLDYYVFFTDPNFPETSLVVVRTPSKRDGSFADVELDCAGPLTGWEDIGAFQYTRVNLVSGNFEGFAGCSNGRREMISELPFGVTVWGWGAIQNHQLVSYAYPAGAGFQPINDVVVPPSVQ is encoded by the coding sequence ATGGTGAACAACGGAAGCGGAACATGTTTCGCCGCTTTCGTGGCGAACACATGGCAAATGCCCGTCAAAATTAATGTGCAATACCAGGGGAACGAGCTCACCGACCCTGACTTGCCCTCCGAATTCATCTTTATTCCAGAGACGCAAGGCGCAACGACCACATATCGGCCTTATGTTCCTTCTGAAGGTCTTGGCATTGGCAAGGTTGCCGTCTTGTTCCTTGCCAGGAATCCGTTCGGTGGTACCTCGGCTGACGATTGCCCCGACCCTGCCGTGGCAGCAATTCAGGACGAGGCTGGCGTTCGAGGGACGGGTCGAGGAAGTGCCTTCCATATCTCGACGGACTATCCAGTCGTCGCTTATCAGATGGCTCCGTTCAGTAGCACAGGTGTGGCGCTCTCGTCGGCGACGCTGCTGCTGCCCACGAGCGCGTGGGACAACAACTACCTGGCAATCAACGCCTATGGATACTCCGGCGCACCTGCGTATGGCTCCCCATCCTTGGACATTGTCGCCTATGAGGATGATACCGAGGTAACTATCTTGCCCCGAGCCAAGATAGAGGAAGGGGAGAATGTGGCTGGCTCAGAAGCGAATGAGCCCGTTACGTATACTCTCGGTGCGGGCGAATTTTTGCAGCTTACTCAGAAGGATGAGCTGACCGGGAGCCCGATCGCGTCAACGAAGCCTGTGGGGGTCTTTGGCGGGCATGAATGCATGAAGGTGCCCGACAATGTAAACGATTGCGATTCCGCTCAGCAGCAGATTGCCCCGGTCCGCGCGACGGGTAACGAGTATGTGGGCGTTCGTTATCGTGGGCGCAATGGGGACGATGAGGAAGCCCCCCCTTGGCGGATTGTCGGCATGGTCGACGACACGGAGTTGACATGGATTCCGAGCGCTCCCGAAGGCGCTCCCATGTCGCTCAAGCTTGGGGAAACATATCAGTTTAATGCGCGAGGGCCGTTTACGGTCAAGAGCCAGAGTCCGAATAACCCGTTCTATCTTGGTGGCTACATGACAGGGGGTGTGCCGTTTCAGAGAGAAGGCGACCCTGAGTGGGTGAACATTGTGCCTCCGAGCCAATTCTTGGATTATTACGTGTTCTTCACCGACCCGAACTTTCCAGAGACGAGTCTCGTGGTCGTTCGGACGCCTTCCAAGCGAGATGGTTCGTTTGCCGACGTGGAGCTCGATTGCGCCGGGCCGCTCACGGGCTGGGAGGATATCGGTGCGTTCCAGTATACGCGTGTCAATCTCGTCAGCGGGAACTTCGAAGGCTTTGCGGGCTGCTCGAATGGACGCCGCGAGATGATTAGTGAGCTTCCGTTCGGTGTTACTGTTTGGGGGTGGGGAGCGATCCAGAACCACCAGTTGGTCTCATATGCCTATCCTGCGGGGGCAGGCTTTCAGCCAATCAACGATGTTGTTGTGCCCCCTTCCGTTCAGTAA
- a CDS encoding FG-GAP-like repeat-containing protein, with protein sequence MKKHPVAVIVISVSVFGSSLNCGMILGLDEFSDAESAGVGGSTATTADSGSSTSTAGGGANPSLAPTVPVPRLPMNGADVGTMRKSGSRRPRFAWEESMGMTDRPVEYEIQYGTDPTMADVVTITTARAEYQIDSDLQGELLPPVGRRYYWRVRACSQGECSSFSPVWWFNVGRVRCDFNADGYDDVAVGAVSVTRNDINAVYFYYGSAGVEFDAASNGTKTRPSDSVAGFGTALSCAGDVDGDGFADLLVGAPFSDHLTGDAWVYFSDGGDIFSGVPWELRHGLEEGVEFGGALSAAGDVDGDGFDDIIVGELGGPYVYLYRGDSSERIADPISLSLDVNASSVVAAVASAGDVNGDGFSDVMVSFQPRDSLGHQAVGLYFGGTGLGFDAVPDIELAAPMEDSNFGSAIAGAGDVNGDGFGDVIVGSHGLSRSYIYIGGPDGLKPAPYLTLEGKARTNFGLAVASAGDMNGDGFGDVAVGTSDYSNDPGTVYIYMGGSGTMLNGSADVAFHRPANGDGFGPVLGSSGDVNGDGFSDLTIAAPQDDAVFVFFGKSKAENPDPEDGSVIQPLIDLVFGSAVARR encoded by the coding sequence ATGAAGAAGCACCCTGTTGCAGTGATTGTGATCTCGGTCTCGGTTTTCGGATCGTCCCTTAACTGCGGCATGATCCTCGGCCTCGATGAGTTCTCCGACGCCGAGAGCGCGGGCGTCGGCGGCTCGACGGCAACGACTGCGGACTCTGGTAGCAGCACGTCGACAGCAGGGGGCGGCGCAAATCCGAGCCTAGCCCCGACGGTGCCGGTCCCGCGACTTCCCATGAACGGCGCAGATGTTGGCACAATGCGAAAGAGCGGGTCGCGACGTCCAAGGTTCGCATGGGAAGAGTCGATGGGAATGACGGACCGGCCTGTCGAGTACGAAATCCAGTATGGCACCGACCCGACGATGGCTGACGTTGTAACGATCACCACAGCGCGAGCCGAGTACCAGATCGATTCAGATCTGCAAGGTGAGCTGCTTCCGCCTGTGGGAAGGCGTTATTATTGGCGGGTGCGCGCCTGTTCACAGGGGGAATGCTCTTCGTTCTCTCCTGTGTGGTGGTTCAATGTCGGTCGGGTAAGATGTGATTTTAACGCGGACGGGTATGATGATGTGGCCGTAGGCGCTGTCTCGGTTACCAGGAATGACATCAATGCTGTGTACTTCTACTATGGATCCGCCGGAGTAGAGTTCGATGCGGCATCCAACGGTACAAAGACAAGGCCGTCTGACTCGGTTGCCGGCTTTGGTACGGCGCTTTCTTGCGCGGGCGATGTCGACGGTGACGGCTTCGCTGACCTCCTGGTAGGGGCGCCCTTCAGCGACCACTTGACCGGTGACGCATGGGTCTATTTTAGCGACGGCGGCGATATTTTCTCGGGTGTGCCATGGGAGCTTCGACATGGTTTGGAAGAGGGGGTCGAGTTTGGCGGAGCCCTGTCCGCGGCTGGAGACGTCGATGGGGATGGATTTGACGATATCATCGTAGGAGAGTTGGGAGGACCTTATGTATACCTCTATCGCGGGGACTCCTCAGAGCGTATTGCGGATCCGATATCGCTCTCTCTTGATGTGAATGCGTCGAGCGTGGTTGCAGCGGTGGCATCGGCAGGCGACGTGAATGGCGACGGTTTTTCCGATGTGATGGTATCGTTTCAGCCTCGTGACTCTCTGGGGCATCAAGCGGTGGGGTTATACTTCGGGGGGACAGGGCTTGGGTTCGATGCAGTCCCAGACATCGAGCTCGCCGCGCCCATGGAGGACTCGAATTTCGGTTCTGCGATCGCTGGGGCAGGCGATGTGAATGGAGATGGATTCGGGGATGTGATCGTCGGGTCACATGGTCTCAGTCGTAGCTATATATACATCGGCGGGCCAGATGGATTGAAACCTGCACCGTACTTGACGCTCGAGGGAAAGGCGCGCACAAATTTCGGTCTGGCTGTCGCGTCCGCCGGGGATATGAATGGGGACGGGTTTGGCGACGTAGCTGTCGGTACGAGCGATTACAGCAATGACCCTGGGACGGTATACATCTACATGGGCGGTTCGGGGACGATGCTGAATGGCAGTGCGGACGTGGCGTTTCATAGACCGGCCAATGGTGATGGATTTGGACCGGTCCTAGGTTCTTCGGGGGATGTGAATGGCGATGGCTTCTCGGATCTCACGATCGCTGCGCCTCAGGATGACGCCGTTTTTGTGTTCTTCGGCAAGTCGAAGGCGGAGAACCCTGATCCAGAGGACGGCTCTGTAATACAGCCGTTGATTGATTTGGTATTCGGTTCGGCGGTAGCAAGGCGATAG